The following are from one region of the Variovorax sp. V213 genome:
- a CDS encoding efflux RND transporter periplasmic adaptor subunit — protein MKNIKRSTLAIALLALVIVVAAAVWLARKPADEAGTPAAAAKAKPGAPAARPTLTVTVAKPELTELTLTLAANGNVAAWQEAIVGSESTGLRLAEVRVNVGDVVKKGQVLAVFSPETVQADIAQSRASLAEARATAADAAGNAARARTLQATGALSQQQINQYQTTEQTAKARVEAAQAVLAAQEVRGRNTQVLAPDDGVISARTATVGSVVAAGTELFRLIRQGRLEWRAEVTSAELSRIAVGTTAFVVSASGAQVRGKVRSIAPTVDPQTRAALVYVDLPNVQQNTGVKAGMFARGDFELGRSSAPTVPQTSIVPRDGFNNVFMLLPDNRVAQLKVQTGRRVGERVEITSALPEGAQIVVQGAGFLNDGDLVRVVPASAPAAAGAQPAAAPASAAAGKQDTSETKARP, from the coding sequence ATGAAAAATATCAAACGCTCCACCCTCGCCATCGCGCTGCTGGCGCTCGTCATCGTCGTTGCGGCGGCTGTGTGGCTCGCGCGCAAGCCCGCGGACGAAGCCGGCACCCCGGCTGCGGCGGCCAAGGCCAAGCCGGGTGCACCGGCTGCCCGCCCGACCTTGACGGTCACGGTCGCCAAACCCGAGCTCACCGAGCTCACGCTGACGCTCGCGGCCAACGGCAACGTGGCCGCCTGGCAGGAGGCCATCGTGGGCTCCGAGTCCACCGGGCTCCGGCTCGCCGAAGTGCGCGTGAACGTGGGCGACGTGGTGAAGAAGGGCCAGGTGCTCGCCGTCTTCTCGCCCGAGACGGTGCAGGCGGACATTGCGCAATCGCGTGCCTCGCTGGCCGAGGCCAGGGCCACCGCGGCCGATGCTGCGGGCAACGCGGCGCGAGCGCGCACGCTGCAGGCCACGGGCGCGCTGAGCCAGCAGCAGATCAACCAGTACCAGACCACCGAGCAGACTGCCAAGGCGCGCGTCGAAGCCGCCCAAGCCGTGCTGGCCGCGCAGGAAGTTCGCGGACGCAACACGCAGGTACTGGCACCCGACGACGGCGTGATCTCGGCCCGCACCGCCACCGTCGGCAGCGTGGTGGCGGCCGGCACCGAACTGTTCCGGCTGATCCGCCAGGGCCGGCTCGAATGGCGCGCCGAAGTCACCTCGGCCGAGCTCAGCCGCATCGCGGTGGGCACCACGGCCTTCGTGGTCAGCGCCAGCGGCGCGCAGGTGCGCGGCAAGGTGCGCAGCATCGCGCCCACGGTCGATCCGCAAACGCGCGCCGCGCTGGTCTACGTCGACCTGCCGAATGTGCAACAGAACACCGGCGTCAAGGCCGGCATGTTCGCGCGCGGCGACTTCGAGCTCGGCCGCAGCTCCGCGCCCACGGTGCCGCAGACCTCCATCGTTCCGCGCGACGGCTTCAACAACGTCTTCATGCTGCTGCCCGACAACCGCGTGGCGCAGCTCAAGGTGCAGACCGGCCGCCGCGTGGGCGAGCGCGTGGAGATCACCAGCGCGCTGCCCGAGGGTGCCCAGATCGTGGTGCAGGGCGCCGGCTTCCTGAACGACGGCGACCTGGTGCGCGTCGTGCCGGCGTCCGCTCCTGCGGCCGCGGGTGCACAGCCCGCCGCGGCGCCGGCCTCGGCCGCCGCGGGCAAGCAGGACACCAGCGAAACGAAGGCACGCCCATGA
- a CDS encoding efflux transporter outer membrane subunit, with protein sequence MKRLRWIAAACLGLGLAGCGLTRPPATVEAPFPAQWHVPLPHGGSVASLAEWWSQLDDPLLVELIAAAEAASPNLASAAARVAEARSTRVQAGAALLPNLDGTASASRGVSGSSFGSGGTTSSSSSSAAIAPVTTLQAGLQSKWEIDLFGRLRADRDSAEQKLSSATAKWHDARVTVAAETANAYFAERACQQQLRVAESDAKSRGETARLTDLSARAGFTAPADAALARASASDASGRLTQQRAQCAVQRKALVALSGIDEPTLEQKLVASPTQRALPVVGSIASVPADAISQRPDVYAAELGVASASADVGSAEAERYPKLSISGSIGRMQIRTSGFRESLDTWSIGPVSLTVPLLDGGARAANSDAAKARYTEAVSLYRANVRQAVREVEEALVNLDATDTRATDADSAVKNYQASFDATQARYQSGLASLFELEDSRRTLFAAQTARVSLQRERAQAWVALYRSMGGGWARPGSPAMTSNPAAKVATLP encoded by the coding sequence ATGAAACGACTCCGATGGATTGCTGCCGCCTGCCTGGGCCTCGGCCTTGCCGGCTGCGGCCTGACGCGCCCGCCGGCCACGGTGGAGGCGCCGTTCCCCGCGCAGTGGCATGTGCCGCTGCCCCACGGCGGCTCGGTGGCTTCGCTGGCGGAATGGTGGAGCCAGCTCGACGACCCGCTGCTGGTCGAACTGATTGCCGCGGCCGAAGCCGCAAGCCCCAATCTCGCGAGCGCCGCGGCGCGCGTGGCCGAGGCGCGCTCCACGCGCGTGCAGGCCGGCGCGGCGCTGCTGCCCAACCTGGACGGCACGGCGTCGGCCAGCCGCGGCGTCTCGGGCTCCTCTTTCGGCTCGGGCGGCACGACTTCCTCGTCCAGCAGCAGCGCGGCCATCGCACCGGTGACCACGCTGCAGGCCGGCCTGCAGTCCAAGTGGGAGATCGACCTCTTCGGCCGCCTGCGCGCCGATCGCGATTCGGCCGAGCAGAAGCTGAGCAGCGCCACCGCCAAATGGCACGACGCGCGCGTGACCGTCGCGGCCGAAACGGCCAATGCGTACTTCGCCGAACGCGCCTGCCAGCAGCAACTGCGCGTGGCCGAATCGGATGCGAAATCGCGCGGCGAAACCGCGCGCCTCACCGACCTGTCCGCGCGCGCCGGCTTCACCGCGCCTGCCGATGCTGCGCTCGCGCGCGCCAGCGCCTCGGACGCCTCGGGCCGCCTCACGCAGCAGCGCGCCCAATGCGCGGTGCAGCGCAAGGCGCTGGTGGCGCTCAGCGGCATCGACGAGCCCACGCTCGAACAGAAGCTCGTGGCCTCGCCCACGCAGCGTGCGCTGCCAGTGGTCGGCAGCATTGCCAGCGTGCCGGCCGATGCCATCTCGCAGCGGCCCGACGTGTACGCGGCCGAACTCGGCGTGGCATCGGCCAGCGCCGACGTGGGCTCCGCCGAAGCCGAGCGCTATCCCAAGCTCAGCATCTCAGGCTCCATCGGCCGCATGCAGATCCGCACCAGCGGCTTCCGGGAATCGCTCGACACCTGGTCGATCGGCCCGGTGTCGCTCACGGTGCCGCTGCTGGACGGTGGCGCGCGCGCGGCCAACAGCGATGCGGCCAAGGCGCGCTATACCGAAGCCGTGTCGCTCTACCGCGCGAACGTGCGGCAGGCGGTGCGCGAGGTCGAAGAAGCACTGGTCAACCTCGATGCCACCGATACGCGCGCCACCGACGCCGACTCCGCGGTGAAGAACTACCAGGCTTCGTTCGACGCCACCCAGGCCCGCTACCAGAGCGGCCTGGCCAGCCTGTTCGAACTCGAGGATTCGCGCCGCACGCTCTTTGCCGCGCAGACTGCGCGCGTCTCGCTGCAACGCGAACGCGCCCAGGCCTGGGTTGCGCTCTACCGCTCGATGGGCGGCGGCTGGGCCCGCCCCGGATCGCCCGCAATGACTTCCAACCCGGCCGCCAAGGTCGCGACGTTGCCATGA
- a CDS encoding CerR family C-terminal domain-containing protein codes for MSAPALQALSARAPRSDGVEARQRLLYAALALFAANGYAKTSTREIARAADVNISAISYYFGDKAGLYAATFGEPMGGNAGDFVSLYDAPDLPMEEALRIFFAHMIEPLKQGEIVRQCIQLHMREMLEPTSQWAKEFERDIKAPHIAVAGVLCRHLGLARPDDDVHRLTFAITGLAVQLFVSQDLVDAIRPSLLNTPKNVDTWAQRLTGYAVALVEAEALRRKAAAKPAAVSAVRSGRKKT; via the coding sequence ATGAGCGCCCCTGCCCTCCAAGCCCTTTCCGCGCGCGCGCCGCGCAGCGACGGCGTCGAAGCGCGCCAGCGCCTTCTGTATGCCGCGCTCGCCCTCTTCGCCGCCAACGGCTACGCCAAGACCTCGACCCGCGAGATCGCACGCGCGGCGGACGTGAACATTTCGGCCATCAGCTATTACTTCGGCGACAAGGCGGGGTTGTATGCCGCCACCTTCGGCGAGCCGATGGGCGGCAATGCGGGAGACTTCGTTTCGCTGTACGACGCGCCCGACCTGCCGATGGAGGAAGCGCTGCGCATCTTCTTCGCCCACATGATCGAGCCGCTCAAGCAAGGCGAGATCGTGCGGCAGTGCATCCAGCTGCACATGCGTGAGATGCTCGAGCCGACCAGCCAGTGGGCCAAGGAATTCGAGCGCGACATCAAGGCACCGCACATCGCCGTCGCCGGCGTGCTGTGCCGCCACCTCGGTCTTGCGCGGCCGGACGACGACGTGCATCGCCTCACCTTCGCCATCACCGGACTCGCGGTGCAGCTTTTCGTGAGCCAGGATCTCGTCGACGCCATACGCCCCTCGTTGCTGAACACACCCAAAAACGTGGACACCTGGGCGCAGCGCCTCACGGGCTATGCCGTTGCGCTGGTCGAGGCGGAAGCACTGCGCCGCAAAGCCGCCGCCAAGCCCGCGGCGGTATCTGCCGTCCGCTCCGGGAGAAAGAAAACATGA
- a CDS encoding sigma-54 interaction domain-containing protein, protein MSAAPPVAAPPTLPLDAEGILALAARSMFHLFSSISQGMFLVDRSGRIVWVNEGYRRFLPALGFSSIDQFMGHMVEDVIPNTQMRRVLETGEPILVDLLTNKAGTFVVSRIPLRAESDGREGRAGEVIGAIGIVLFDQPETTLQPLISKFALLQRDLDDARRELASQRNNPLYQHAADGQRRSKYTFASFIGSSPAAVEVKRHARRAAQSTSPVLLLGETGTGKELLAHAIHASSARAKGQFVSVNIAAVPDTLLEAEFFGFAPGAFTGADRRGREGKFKLADGGSLFLDEIGDMPLGLQAKLLRALQEGEIEPLGSNKLVPFDARVIAATSRDLPELVRRGQFREDLYYRLNVLPLRVPPLRERRSDIPALVEALGEDMALRSGEAPPELTPDALALLAGQHWRGNIRELRNVLEQVTMRSDSQRIDAAQLERILREAGLDQIAPPDVLHSSGDEEAALLRPLAQQVAELEQKAIAAALASTGGNKLATSRLLGISRATLYERMTNPIR, encoded by the coding sequence ATGTCCGCCGCTCCGCCTGTTGCCGCACCGCCCACCCTGCCGCTCGATGCCGAAGGCATCCTCGCACTGGCCGCTCGCTCGATGTTCCATCTGTTCTCGAGCATCAGCCAGGGCATGTTCCTGGTCGACCGCAGCGGGCGCATCGTGTGGGTGAACGAAGGGTACCGGCGTTTTCTGCCGGCCCTGGGTTTCTCGTCGATCGACCAGTTCATGGGGCACATGGTCGAGGACGTCATTCCCAACACGCAGATGCGGCGCGTGCTCGAAACCGGCGAGCCGATATTGGTCGACCTGCTCACCAACAAGGCGGGCACCTTCGTCGTCAGCCGCATTCCGTTGCGCGCCGAAAGCGATGGGCGCGAGGGCAGGGCGGGAGAAGTCATTGGCGCCATCGGCATCGTGCTGTTCGACCAGCCCGAGACCACGCTGCAGCCGCTGATCAGCAAATTTGCGCTGCTGCAGCGCGACCTCGACGACGCGCGGCGCGAACTGGCGAGCCAGCGCAACAACCCGCTGTACCAGCACGCGGCTGATGGGCAGCGCCGCTCCAAGTACACCTTTGCCAGCTTCATCGGCAGCAGCCCCGCGGCCGTGGAGGTGAAGCGCCATGCGCGCCGCGCCGCGCAGTCCACCAGCCCGGTGCTGCTGCTTGGCGAAACCGGCACCGGCAAGGAGTTGCTCGCGCATGCGATTCACGCATCGTCGGCGCGGGCCAAGGGGCAGTTCGTCAGCGTCAACATCGCGGCCGTGCCCGACACGCTGCTGGAGGCCGAATTCTTCGGCTTCGCACCGGGTGCCTTCACCGGCGCCGACCGCCGCGGCCGCGAAGGAAAATTCAAGCTGGCCGACGGCGGCAGCCTGTTTCTCGACGAGATCGGCGACATGCCGCTCGGCCTGCAGGCCAAGCTGCTGCGCGCGCTGCAGGAGGGCGAGATCGAGCCGCTCGGCTCCAACAAGCTGGTGCCCTTCGATGCGCGCGTGATCGCCGCCACCTCGCGCGACCTGCCCGAGCTGGTGCGCCGCGGCCAGTTCCGCGAAGACCTGTATTACCGGCTCAACGTGCTGCCGCTGCGCGTGCCGCCGCTGCGCGAGCGCCGCAGCGACATTCCGGCCCTGGTCGAGGCGCTGGGCGAAGACATGGCGCTGCGCAGCGGCGAGGCGCCCCCCGAACTCACGCCCGATGCGCTGGCGCTGCTGGCCGGCCAGCATTGGCGCGGCAACATCCGCGAGCTGCGCAACGTGCTGGAGCAGGTGACCATGCGCAGCGATTCGCAGCGCATCGATGCCGCGCAGCTCGAACGCATCCTGCGCGAAGCGGGGCTGGATCAGATCGCGCCGCCCGACGTCCTGCATTCGTCGGGCGACGAAGAGGCGGCGCTGCTGCGGCCGCTGGCGCAACAGGTGGCGGAGCTGGAGCAGAAAGCCATTGCCGCCGCGCTCGCGAGCACCGGCGGCAACAAGCTCGCGACGTCGCGGCTGCTCGGCATTTCACGCGCGACGCTGTATGAACGGATGACGAATCCGATTCGCTGA
- a CDS encoding substrate-binding domain-containing protein, whose product MNRRHLVALAALATCAAAAPAWAQSNEIRIAHIYSKTGPLEAYGKQTQTGFTMGLDYATGGTMTVNGKKLVVIEKDDQGKPDLGKSLLAAAYSDDKAALAVGPTASGVALAMLPVAEEYKKILIVEPAVADSITGDKWNKYIFRTGRNSSQDAISNAVAIDKAGVTVATLAQDNAFGRDGVKAFGAALKKAKLVHEEYLPPATTDFTAGAQRLIDKLKDQPGRKIIWIVWAGAGNPFKIVDLDLKRYGIEIATGGNILPAMAAYKNLPGMEGAAYYYFGIPKNPVNEALVSAHYKEFKTPPDFFTAGGFSAAMAVVTALKKTGGDTGTNKLIGAMEGMSFDTPKGKMTFRKEDHQAMQSMYHFKIKNDPAFAWGVPELVREIKPEEMDIPIKNKR is encoded by the coding sequence ATGAACCGTCGCCACCTCGTCGCCCTGGCCGCACTCGCCACCTGCGCCGCCGCAGCCCCCGCCTGGGCCCAGTCCAACGAAATCCGCATTGCCCACATCTACAGCAAGACCGGTCCGCTCGAAGCTTATGGCAAGCAGACGCAGACCGGCTTCACGATGGGCCTGGACTACGCCACCGGCGGCACGATGACGGTCAACGGCAAGAAGCTGGTGGTCATCGAGAAGGACGACCAGGGCAAGCCCGACCTCGGCAAGTCGCTGCTGGCGGCCGCGTATTCCGACGACAAGGCCGCGCTGGCGGTGGGCCCCACGGCTTCGGGCGTCGCACTGGCCATGCTGCCGGTGGCCGAGGAATACAAGAAGATCCTGATCGTGGAGCCGGCGGTCGCCGATTCGATCACCGGCGACAAGTGGAACAAGTACATCTTCCGCACCGGCCGCAATTCGAGCCAGGACGCCATCTCCAACGCGGTGGCCATCGACAAGGCCGGTGTCACGGTTGCCACGCTCGCGCAGGACAACGCCTTCGGCCGTGACGGCGTGAAGGCCTTCGGCGCCGCGCTCAAGAAGGCGAAGCTGGTGCACGAGGAATACCTGCCGCCCGCCACCACCGACTTCACCGCCGGCGCGCAGCGCCTGATCGACAAGCTCAAGGACCAGCCGGGCCGCAAGATCATCTGGATCGTCTGGGCCGGCGCGGGCAATCCGTTCAAGATCGTCGACCTCGACCTGAAGCGCTATGGCATCGAGATTGCCACCGGCGGCAACATCCTGCCGGCCATGGCCGCCTACAAGAACCTGCCAGGCATGGAAGGCGCGGCGTACTACTACTTCGGCATTCCGAAGAACCCCGTCAACGAGGCGCTGGTGTCGGCCCACTACAAGGAATTCAAGACGCCGCCGGATTTCTTCACGGCCGGCGGTTTCTCGGCCGCGATGGCGGTGGTCACGGCGCTCAAGAAGACGGGCGGGGACACCGGCACCAACAAGCTCATCGGCGCCATGGAAGGCATGAGCTTCGACACGCCCAAGGGCAAGATGACTTTCCGCAAGGAAGACCACCAGGCGATGCAGTCGATGTACCACTTCAAGATCAAGAACGACCCGGCGTTTGCATGGGGCGTGCCCGAGCTGGTGCGCGAGATCAAGCCTGAAGAGATGGACATCCCCATCAAGAACAAGCGCTGA
- a CDS encoding PHB depolymerase family esterase encodes MAAMRWNWKGLAAAAAITMGAQVATAAVPLPSLGANPAEVSVSGLSAGGFMAVQLHVAYSATFKRGAGVVAGGPYYCAEGSVVNATGRCMAHSTGIPVSTLVSTTNSWAASGAIDPVSNMTGSRLYLFSGTSDNTVKQAVMDDLKTYYQSFVPAANTVYKNDIGAGHAMVTDDYGGACSTTAAPYINNCGFDLAGEILQQLYGPLNPRNNGTLGGTFTEFNQSEFITGHGVAATGWIYVPQACTTASCRVHLVLHGCKQNYTDVSEQYVRKTGYNRWADTNNIVLIYPQTSTAATNSCWDWWGYDNANYAKKSGPQMAALKAMVDRVTGSGGGSALPAPTGVGTSGATSSSMVIGWNGVSGASGYNVYRGGSKVNASPVAGTNYTDSGLAASTTYSWTVAALDASNAQGAMSTAATGTTLGGSGGGGTCYTASNYAHTVAGRAYALWGLTYAYGSGQSMGLWNIYVTTTLKQTGPNYYVIGSC; translated from the coding sequence ATGGCAGCGATGCGATGGAACTGGAAGGGACTGGCCGCGGCCGCGGCGATCACGATGGGGGCGCAGGTTGCGACGGCGGCGGTGCCGCTGCCGTCTCTCGGCGCCAATCCGGCGGAGGTGAGCGTGTCGGGCCTGTCCGCTGGCGGCTTCATGGCCGTGCAATTGCACGTGGCCTATTCGGCCACCTTCAAGCGCGGTGCCGGCGTGGTGGCCGGCGGGCCGTACTACTGCGCCGAGGGCTCGGTGGTCAATGCCACCGGCCGTTGCATGGCGCACAGCACCGGCATTCCGGTTTCGACCCTCGTGAGCACCACCAACAGCTGGGCCGCCAGCGGCGCGATCGACCCGGTGTCGAACATGACCGGCTCCAGGCTGTACCTGTTTTCCGGCACCTCGGACAACACCGTCAAGCAGGCGGTGATGGACGACCTGAAAACCTACTACCAGAGCTTCGTGCCCGCGGCCAATACCGTGTACAAGAACGACATCGGGGCCGGCCACGCGATGGTCACCGACGACTACGGCGGCGCTTGCAGCACCACTGCCGCGCCCTACATCAACAACTGCGGTTTCGACCTTGCGGGCGAAATTCTTCAGCAGCTCTACGGGCCCCTGAATCCGCGCAACAACGGCACGCTGGGCGGCACGTTCACGGAGTTCAACCAGTCGGAGTTCATCACCGGCCACGGCGTGGCCGCCACCGGCTGGATCTACGTGCCGCAGGCCTGCACCACGGCATCCTGCCGCGTGCACCTGGTGCTGCACGGCTGCAAGCAGAACTACACCGACGTGAGCGAACAGTACGTGCGCAAGACCGGCTACAACCGCTGGGCCGACACCAACAACATCGTGCTGATCTATCCGCAGACCAGCACTGCGGCCACCAACAGCTGCTGGGACTGGTGGGGCTACGACAACGCGAACTATGCAAAGAAGTCGGGCCCGCAGATGGCGGCGCTCAAGGCCATGGTCGACCGGGTGACCGGCTCCGGCGGCGGCTCGGCACTGCCGGCTCCCACCGGCGTGGGCACATCCGGCGCGACCAGCAGCAGCATGGTGATCGGATGGAACGGCGTCTCTGGCGCCAGTGGCTACAACGTCTATCGCGGCGGCAGCAAGGTCAATGCCTCGCCAGTGGCCGGCACCAACTACACCGACAGCGGCCTCGCCGCATCGACCACCTACAGCTGGACCGTGGCGGCGCTGGATGCCAGCAACGCACAGGGCGCGATGTCAACTGCGGCCACGGGCACCACCCTTGGCGGAAGCGGTGGCGGCGGCACCTGCTACACCGCAAGCAACTATGCGCACACCGTGGCCGGGCGCGCCTACGCGCTGTGGGGCCTCACCTATGCCTACGGCTCCGGGCAATCGATGGGGCTGTGGAACATCTACGTCACCACCACGCTGAAGCAGACCGGCCCGAACTACTACGTGATCGGCAGCTGTTGA
- a CDS encoding ABC transporter ATP-binding protein, with protein sequence MLETLDLTIRFGGHVAVNGVSCAFAPGTLTAIVGPNGAGKTTYFNLISGQLKASAGTVSLDGQSLSGLSPSARTHAGLGRAFQLTNLFPNLTVLENVRLAVQATREGAHRRGLNLWSIWSDHKALTERADQILADVALKSREYATVASLPHGDQRKLEVALLMALEPKVFMFDEPTAGMNAAEAPVILDLIRKLKQDKTKTILLVEHKMDVVRELADRIIVLHNGTLVADGEPAEVIASPVVQEAYLGLPAAGAGDAPRHVTAPIPTFPRTGEGDKP encoded by the coding sequence ATGCTTGAGACGCTAGACCTGACCATTCGCTTCGGCGGGCACGTGGCCGTCAACGGCGTGAGCTGCGCCTTCGCGCCGGGCACGCTGACGGCCATCGTGGGCCCCAACGGGGCGGGCAAGACCACCTATTTCAACCTGATCTCGGGCCAGCTCAAGGCGAGCGCGGGCACGGTGTCGCTCGATGGGCAATCGCTCTCGGGCCTGTCGCCGTCGGCGCGCACGCATGCGGGGTTGGGGCGGGCCTTCCAGCTCACCAACCTGTTCCCGAATCTCACGGTGCTGGAGAACGTGCGCCTGGCGGTGCAGGCCACGCGCGAGGGCGCGCATCGACGGGGCCTGAACCTGTGGAGCATCTGGAGCGACCACAAGGCGCTGACCGAGCGCGCGGACCAGATCCTCGCGGACGTGGCGCTGAAATCGCGGGAATACGCGACGGTGGCGAGCCTGCCGCACGGCGACCAGCGCAAGCTCGAGGTGGCATTGCTGATGGCCCTGGAGCCCAAGGTCTTCATGTTCGACGAGCCGACCGCCGGCATGAATGCCGCCGAGGCGCCCGTTATCCTCGATTTGATCCGCAAGCTCAAGCAGGACAAGACCAAGACCATCCTGCTGGTCGAACACAAGATGGACGTGGTGCGCGAACTCGCCGACCGCATCATCGTGCTGCACAACGGCACGCTGGTGGCCGACGGCGAGCCGGCCGAGGTGATTGCCTCGCCGGTGGTGCAGGAGGCTTACCTCGGCTTGCCTGCGGCCGGCGCCGGGGACGCTCCGCGGCATGTGACCGCCCCCATCCCGACCTTCCCCCGCACGGGGGAAGGAGACAAGCCATGA
- a CDS encoding ABC transporter ATP-binding protein: MKHENLLTLEGVQTHIGAYHILHGVDLAVPKGQLTMLLGRNGAGKTTTLRTIMGLWHASEGRVRFGGKDIAAMHTPQIAELGIAYVPENMGIFSDLTVKENMLLAARGAKNAAQIDDTRLKWIFKLFPAVEKFWNHPAGKLSGGQKQMLAVSRAIVEPRELLLIDEPSKGLAPVMINNMIDAFAELKASGVTILLVEQNINFAQRLGDNVAVMDNGRVVHSGSMAAFSADAQLQQSLLGLAL, translated from the coding sequence ATGAAACACGAGAACCTGTTGACCCTCGAAGGCGTGCAGACGCACATCGGGGCGTACCACATCCTCCACGGCGTCGATCTCGCGGTGCCCAAGGGCCAGCTCACCATGCTGCTTGGCCGCAACGGCGCGGGCAAGACGACCACGCTGCGGACCATCATGGGCCTGTGGCATGCATCCGAGGGCAGGGTGCGCTTTGGCGGCAAGGACATCGCCGCGATGCACACGCCGCAGATCGCCGAGCTCGGCATCGCCTACGTGCCCGAGAACATGGGCATCTTCTCCGATCTCACGGTGAAGGAGAACATGCTGCTTGCCGCGCGCGGCGCCAAGAACGCCGCACAGATCGACGACACGCGGCTGAAGTGGATCTTCAAGCTCTTTCCCGCGGTGGAGAAGTTCTGGAACCATCCGGCCGGCAAGCTCTCGGGCGGGCAGAAGCAGATGCTGGCCGTGTCGCGCGCCATCGTCGAGCCGCGCGAGCTGCTGCTGATCGACGAGCCCAGCAAGGGCCTCGCGCCCGTGATGATCAACAACATGATCGACGCCTTTGCCGAGCTCAAGGCGAGCGGCGTGACGATCCTGCTGGTGGAGCAGAACATCAACTTCGCCCAGCGCCTGGGCGACAACGTCGCGGTGATGGACAACGGCCGCGTGGTGCACAGCGGCTCCATGGCCGCGTTCTCCGCCGACGCGCAACTGCAGCAATCGCTGCTGGGACTGGCCCTATGA
- a CDS encoding branched-chain amino acid ABC transporter permease gives MKFDFDWKPLLLAPILAAVALPLTGSFSTWLTLTVAGLAMGMIIFIIASGLTLVFGLMDVLNFGHGVFIALGAFVASSVLGLMGDWTGSGELWRNLVAVFPAMLVAMAVAGAVGLAFERFIVRPVYGQHLKQILITMGGMIIGEELIKVIWGPAQVPLPLPEALRGSLLIGDAAISKYRLLAVAVGIVVFGLLAWTLSRTKIGLLIRAGVQDREMVESLGYRIGRLFVGVFVVGSALAGLGGVMWGLFQQNLVPQMGAQVNVLIFIVIIIGGLGSTGGALIGALLVGLMTNYIGFLLPTLTQFASILLMVAVLLWRPQGVYPVANR, from the coding sequence ATGAAATTCGACTTCGACTGGAAGCCGCTGCTGCTCGCCCCCATCCTCGCGGCGGTGGCGCTGCCGCTCACCGGCTCGTTCTCGACCTGGCTCACGCTCACGGTCGCGGGCCTGGCGATGGGCATGATCATCTTCATCATCGCCTCGGGCCTCACGCTGGTGTTCGGGCTCATGGACGTGCTCAACTTCGGCCACGGCGTGTTCATTGCGCTCGGCGCCTTCGTGGCCAGCAGCGTGCTCGGCCTGATGGGCGACTGGACGGGTTCGGGCGAGCTTTGGCGCAACCTCGTCGCCGTGTTCCCGGCCATGCTGGTCGCCATGGCGGTGGCGGGCGCGGTGGGACTGGCCTTCGAGCGCTTCATCGTGCGGCCCGTGTACGGCCAGCACCTGAAGCAGATCCTCATCACGATGGGCGGCATGATCATCGGCGAGGAGCTCATCAAGGTGATCTGGGGGCCGGCCCAGGTGCCGCTGCCGCTGCCCGAAGCCTTGCGCGGCTCGCTGCTGATCGGCGACGCGGCCATCAGCAAGTACCGCCTGCTTGCGGTGGCGGTGGGCATCGTGGTGTTCGGCCTGCTCGCATGGACGCTGAGCCGCACCAAGATCGGCCTCTTGATCCGCGCCGGCGTGCAGGACCGCGAGATGGTCGAGTCGCTCGGCTACCGCATCGGCCGGCTGTTCGTCGGCGTGTTCGTGGTGGGCAGTGCGCTGGCCGGGCTGGGCGGCGTGATGTGGGGGCTGTTCCAGCAGAACCTGGTGCCGCAGATGGGCGCGCAGGTCAACGTGCTGATCTTCATCGTGATCATCATCGGCGGACTGGGCTCGACGGGCGGTGCGCTGATCGGTGCACTGCTGGTGGGGCTCATGACCAACTACATCGGCTTTCTGCTGCCCACGCTCACGCAGTTCGCAAGCATCCTGCTGATGGTGGCCGTGCTGCTGTGGCGCCCGCAGGGCGTGTACCCGGTTGCCAACCGCTGA